The Bacteroidia bacterium genomic sequence CTACCAAATATTCTACTTTTCCGTTTATCAGATGTAAAATTAATTTTTCAAGTGCTTTAAAATCTATTTTTTTTTCTTTTGTGAAAGGCGTAACAATTGCTACTCCTGTACCTTTTAAGTTAATCATTTCGAGAATTTATTTTTTCGTAAAAATAATTTTTTATTCGATAATTCTTCCGTCTTTCATCACTAATTTTCTATCCGCCATATTTGCCAATTCCTCGTTGTGCGT encodes the following:
- a CDS encoding lipoprotein-releasing system ATP-binding protein LolD, with translation THNEELANMADRKLVMKDGRIIE